GACCCCGATTCCGCCTTTTTGTTCTTGTATTAATCGACTCGTCTGATTTAATTGTCCCATCAAATGATAACCCTCAACTTGATTATCGGCATCGTCGGAATGATGGCGCTTCTTTTGGCGTTCATTCTGAACCTTTTGAAACGATTAACCCAGGACGACCAGACCTATATCGGATTAAATATCGCCGGGGGAGGGCTTTCCACCTACTATGCGGTTTCACTTGACGCCGTTCCCTTCATAATTCTCGAAGGGGTCTGGACTTTGTTCGCCCTTTACAAACTTTTCAAGGTGCTGAAGGTGATTTGAGAAGATGGATGCGATTTCGCTTCTGGGATATCTTGCCGGAACTTTGACAACCCTGTCATTTCTGCCGCAACTCATTAAGGTGATTAAGTCACGCTCGACCAAAGATATCTCTTTGTTGATGTTTGTCGTTATCTGTATCGGGATATTTCTCTGGCTGGTGTACGGCATTCTAATCGGCTCGCCCC
The Candidatus Zixiibacteriota bacterium genome window above contains:
- a CDS encoding SemiSWEET transporter — its product is MDAISLLGYLAGTLTTLSFLPQLIKVIKSRSTKDISLLMFVVICIGIFLWLVYGILIGSPPIIIANVVTLAIAGMILLYKLRYK